A single genomic interval of Solimonas sp. K1W22B-7 harbors:
- the crcB gene encoding fluoride efflux transporter CrcB encodes MNAWLAVLLGGGVGSVCRYGVVRLATAAGATLFPWGTLAVNVVGSLLAGVAYALLAERMNAAPEWRALAMAGFLGGFTTFSAFSLETVRLAEDGHVAAALSNMALNLVLCLAACALGLLLVRRYA; translated from the coding sequence ATGAATGCCTGGCTGGCAGTGCTGCTGGGCGGCGGTGTGGGCTCGGTCTGTCGCTACGGCGTGGTCCGGCTGGCGACAGCGGCAGGCGCCACCCTCTTTCCCTGGGGCACGCTGGCGGTGAACGTCGTGGGCTCGCTGCTGGCCGGGGTTGCCTATGCGCTGCTGGCCGAACGCATGAACGCGGCGCCGGAATGGCGCGCGCTGGCCATGGCCGGGTTCCTGGGGGGCTTCACCACCTTCTCGGCTTTCTCGCTGGAGACGGTGCGCCTGGCCGAAGACGGCCATGTCGCCGCTGCGCTGTCCAACATGGCACTGAACCTGGTTCTGTGCCTGGCCGCCTGTGCCCTGGGCCTGCTGCTGGTGCGCCGCTACGCCTAG
- the serS gene encoding serine--tRNA ligase, translating into MLDPKLLRSQTEQVAAQLARRGFAFDLDRFNDLEARRKRLQTDTEALQAERNAGSKRIGQAKAKGEDVAPILESMDALKRQLADNEQALATLQLEFEDFALRLPNLPHASVPDGKDENENVEVRRWGEPRRIDAPRDHADIGEALGLMDFAAGAKLTGARFTVLRGGLARLHRALIQLMLDIHTREHGYEELYVPFIVNAASLRGTGQLPKFGEDLFALRGEQDWYLIPTAEVPVTNLLRDEILAAETLPRRWVAHTPCFRSEAGSAGRDTKGMIRQHQFEKVELVHAVEPTQSYEALEQLTRHAEAILQRLELPYRVMALCAGDMGAGATKTYDIEVWLPSQDRYREISSCSNCEDFQSRRMLARYRGASGKPELLHTLNGSGLAVGRTLVAIIENYQRPDGSIEVPAALRPYAGGLEVLVP; encoded by the coding sequence ATGCTCGACCCCAAGCTTCTCCGCAGCCAGACGGAGCAGGTCGCCGCGCAACTCGCGCGCCGCGGCTTTGCCTTCGATCTCGACCGCTTCAATGACCTGGAAGCGCGCCGCAAGCGCCTGCAGACCGATACCGAGGCCCTGCAGGCGGAGCGCAACGCCGGCTCCAAGCGCATCGGCCAGGCCAAGGCCAAGGGCGAGGACGTGGCGCCGATCCTGGAGAGCATGGACGCCCTGAAGCGCCAGCTCGCCGACAACGAGCAGGCCCTGGCGACGCTGCAGCTGGAGTTCGAGGACTTCGCGTTGCGCCTGCCCAACCTGCCACATGCCTCGGTGCCGGACGGCAAGGACGAGAACGAGAATGTCGAAGTGCGCCGCTGGGGCGAGCCGCGCCGCATCGACGCGCCGCGCGACCACGCCGACATCGGCGAGGCGCTGGGCCTGATGGACTTTGCCGCCGGCGCCAAGCTCACCGGCGCGCGCTTCACCGTGCTGCGTGGCGGTCTGGCGCGGCTGCATCGCGCGCTGATCCAGTTGATGCTCGACATCCACACCCGCGAGCACGGCTACGAGGAGCTGTACGTCCCCTTCATCGTCAACGCCGCTTCGCTGCGCGGCACCGGGCAGCTGCCGAAGTTCGGCGAGGATCTGTTCGCGCTCAGGGGTGAGCAGGACTGGTACCTGATCCCCACCGCCGAGGTGCCGGTCACCAACCTGTTGCGCGACGAGATCCTGGCCGCCGAAACGCTGCCGCGGCGCTGGGTTGCGCACACGCCTTGTTTCCGCTCGGAGGCCGGGTCGGCCGGCCGCGATACCAAGGGCATGATCCGACAGCATCAGTTCGAGAAGGTGGAGCTGGTACACGCGGTGGAACCCACGCAGTCCTACGAGGCGCTGGAGCAGCTCACCCGGCACGCCGAGGCGATCCTGCAAAGGCTGGAGCTGCCGTACCGTGTGATGGCGCTGTGCGCCGGCGACATGGGCGCCGGTGCCACCAAGACCTACGACATCGAGGTCTGGCTGCCGTCGCAGGACCGCTACCGCGAGATCAGTTCCTGCTCCAACTGCGAGGACTTCCAGTCGCGCCGCATGCTGGCCCGTTACCGCGGCGCCAGCGGCAAGCCGGAGTTGCTGCACACGCTCAACGGCTCGGGCCTGGCGGTAGGGCGCACGCTGGTGGCGATCATCGAGAACTACCAGCGTCCCGATGGCTCGATCGAGGTGCCGGCGGCGCTGCGCCCCTACGCGGGTGGCCTGGAAGTCCTGGTGCCTTGA
- a CDS encoding replication-associated recombination protein A, which yields MRPRTLDEVFGQDHLLGPGAPLRVLLEAGSIPSMVFWGPPGVGKTTLARLLARHSDAQFLTLSAVLAGVKDIREAMAAAQAELRGLQARRTLLFIDEIHRFNKGQQDALLPFVEDGTVVLVGATTENPSFELNAALLSRLRVFVLRALDEAAILGLLRHALADAERGLGAGEGTLPESWLQRIAEAADGDARRSLILLETAVELSRAEASRDDALLERLIGRGFRRFDKQGDNFYDQISALHKSVRGSDPDGALYWLARMLDGGADPGYLMRRVTRMAVEDVGLADLRAQGMCLEAWDVYERLGSPEGELAIAQAVVYLAVAPKSNAVYSAYNAVRGVVEQTGSLEVPMHIRNAPTKMMKDLGYGEGYRYDHDEAGAHATGQQFLPDRLRGTRFYEPTRRGFEIRIAEKLEQLRAARKGEGR from the coding sequence ATGCGCCCGCGGACGCTGGACGAGGTCTTCGGGCAGGATCACCTGCTGGGCCCCGGCGCGCCGCTGCGCGTGCTGCTGGAGGCGGGCAGCATTCCTTCGATGGTGTTCTGGGGGCCGCCGGGGGTGGGCAAGACCACGCTGGCGCGGCTGCTGGCCCGGCACAGCGATGCGCAGTTCCTGACGCTGTCGGCGGTGCTGGCGGGGGTCAAGGACATCCGCGAGGCGATGGCGGCGGCGCAGGCCGAACTGCGCGGGCTGCAGGCGCGGCGCACGCTGCTGTTCATCGACGAAATCCACCGCTTCAACAAGGGCCAGCAGGATGCGCTGCTGCCGTTCGTGGAAGACGGCACCGTGGTGCTGGTCGGCGCCACCACCGAGAATCCCTCCTTCGAGCTCAACGCGGCCCTGCTGTCGCGGCTGCGCGTGTTCGTGCTGCGCGCCCTGGACGAGGCGGCGATCCTGGGGCTGCTGCGTCACGCCTTGGCCGATGCGGAGCGCGGGCTGGGGGCGGGCGAGGGCACGCTGCCGGAAAGCTGGCTGCAGCGCATTGCCGAAGCGGCCGACGGCGATGCGCGCCGCTCGCTGATCCTGCTGGAGACGGCGGTGGAATTGTCGCGCGCCGAGGCTTCGCGCGATGACGCCCTGCTGGAACGCCTGATCGGCCGTGGCTTCCGCCGCTTCGACAAGCAGGGCGACAATTTCTACGACCAGATTTCGGCGCTGCACAAGTCGGTGCGCGGCAGCGATCCCGACGGCGCCCTGTACTGGCTGGCGCGCATGCTCGACGGCGGTGCCGACCCGGGTTATCTCATGCGCCGGGTGACGCGCATGGCGGTGGAGGACGTGGGGCTGGCCGACCTGCGCGCGCAGGGCATGTGCCTGGAGGCCTGGGACGTCTATGAGCGCCTGGGCAGCCCCGAGGGCGAGCTGGCGATCGCGCAGGCCGTGGTGTACCTGGCGGTGGCGCCCAAGAGCAACGCGGTCTACAGCGCCTACAACGCCGTGCGCGGCGTGGTCGAGCAGACCGGCTCCCTGGAGGTGCCGATGCACATCCGCAACGCGCCCACGAAGATGATGAAGGACCTCGGCTACGGCGAGGGCTACCGCTACGACCATGACGAGGCCGGCGCACATGCCACCGGCCAGCAGTTCCTGCCGGACCGGCTGCGCGGCACCCGCTTCTACGAGCCGACCCGGCGCGGGTTCGAGATCAGGATCGCCGAAAAGCTGGAGCAGCTGCGGGCGGCGAGGAAGGGAGAGGGGCGATGA